In Myotis daubentonii chromosome 16, mMyoDau2.1, whole genome shotgun sequence, one DNA window encodes the following:
- the LOC132218211 gene encoding olfactory receptor 1E2-like, giving the protein MTGRNQTVISYFFLQGLPVEPEQQNLFFALFLAMYLTTVLGNLLIIFLIRLDSQLHTPMYLFLSNLSLSDICFSSVTIPKLLHNMQSQDPSIPYAGCLTQMYFFLFFADLESFLLVAMAYDRYVAICFPLHYTTIMGPKLCLSLVALSWGLTTMHAMLHTLLMARLCFCADTVIPHFFCDMSALLKLSCSDTQVNELVIFIMGGLILVIPFLLIILSYARIVSSILKVPSARGIRKAFSTCGSHLAVVSLFYGTVIGLYLCPSADKSTVKEMVMGMMYTVVTPMLNPFIYSLRNRDMKGALGRVLCKKKTSFFI; this is encoded by the coding sequence ATGACAGGAAGAAATCAAACTGTTATCTCATACTTCTTCCTCCAGGGCCTGCCGGTTGAGCCAGAGCAACAAAACCTATTCTTTGCCCTGTTCCTGGCCATGTATCTTACCACCGTCCTGGGGAACCTCCTCATCATTTTCCTGATTCGCCTGGACTCTCAGCTCCACACGCCCATGTATTTGTTTCTCAGCAATTTGTCTCTGTCTGATATCTGTTTCTCTTCAGTGACCATTCCCAAATTGTTGCACAACATGCAGAGCCAAGACCCATCCATCCCCTACGCAGGCTGCCTGACCCAGATGTACTTCTTCCTGTTTTTTGCAGACCTGGAGAGCTTCCTCCTTGTGGCCATGGCCTATGACCGCTATGTGGCCATCTGCTTCCCCCTGCACTACACCACCATCATGGGCCCCaagctctgtctctccctggtggCGCTGTCCTGGGGGCTGACCACGATGCATGCCATGTTACACACACTGCTCATGGCTAGGTTGTGTTTTTGTGCCGACACTGTGATTCCTCACTTTTTCTGTGACATGTCTGCTCTGCTGAAGCTGTCCTGCTCTGACACTCAAGTTAATGAGTTGGTGATATTTATCATGGGAGGGCTCATTCTTGTCATCCCGTTCCTACTCATCATCCTGTCCTATGCACGAATTGTTTCATCCATCCTCAAGGTCCCTTCTGCTAGAGGTATTCGCAAGGCCTTCTCCACATGTGGCTCCCACCTGGCTGTGGTGTCACTGTTCTATGGGACAGTTATTGGTCTCTATTTATGCCCATCAGCTGATAAATCTACTGTGAAGGAGATGGTCATGGGTATGATGTACACTGTGGTGACGCCCATGCTGAACCCGttcatctacagcctgaggaacagaGACATGAAGGGAGCCCTGGGAAGAGTCCtttgtaaaaagaaaacttcCTTCTTTATATGA